A single window of Methanothermobacter marburgensis str. Marburg DNA harbors:
- a CDS encoding redox-regulated ATPase YchF, whose translation MIQIAVTGKPNVGKSSFFNAATLSEAEVASYPFTTIDANHAVAYASCRCPCQELGVQCNPKNSRCIDGTRLIPVELIDVAGLVPGAHEGRGLGNKFLDDLRQARAFLHVIDASGSTDEEGRPVEPGSHDPLEDVQFLEEEITMWLYGILEKNWDRLLRKAASEKLDMNRIIHEQLSGTGITPEDIIEASRKVEADIYSWGKDELLEFLDELLRIAKPMLIVANKADIPVARKNIERLMDSYPHVVPASAEAELALRRAAEAGLINYTPGAGEFEIIDASGLTDRQRAALDYIRENVLEVYGSTGVQEAINRAVFDLLDMIVVFPVEDEHHFTDQRGNVLPDALLVPRGSGPRDLAYLIHTEIGDSFMHAVDARKGMRVAADHELEDGDIISIICSR comes from the coding sequence ATGATTCAGATTGCAGTCACAGGAAAACCCAACGTTGGAAAATCATCCTTCTTCAATGCAGCCACACTCTCCGAGGCAGAGGTGGCATCATACCCATTCACCACAATCGACGCCAATCATGCAGTTGCCTATGCATCCTGCAGGTGCCCCTGCCAGGAGCTTGGAGTTCAGTGCAACCCCAAAAACTCACGATGCATTGATGGCACCAGACTGATCCCGGTGGAACTCATCGATGTGGCGGGTCTTGTCCCGGGGGCCCATGAGGGCAGGGGCCTTGGAAATAAGTTCCTGGATGATCTCAGACAGGCCAGGGCATTCCTGCATGTAATAGACGCATCAGGTTCAACAGACGAGGAGGGAAGGCCTGTTGAGCCAGGGAGCCATGACCCTCTGGAGGATGTGCAGTTCCTTGAGGAAGAAATAACCATGTGGCTCTACGGCATCCTTGAGAAGAACTGGGACCGACTTTTAAGGAAGGCAGCATCAGAGAAGCTTGATATGAATCGTATAATCCATGAACAGCTCTCAGGTACAGGGATAACTCCTGAGGATATCATTGAGGCATCAAGGAAGGTGGAGGCAGATATCTACTCATGGGGTAAGGATGAACTCCTGGAATTTCTCGATGAGCTCCTCAGGATAGCGAAGCCAATGCTGATAGTTGCAAACAAGGCCGATATTCCCGTGGCGCGGAAAAACATTGAACGCCTCATGGATTCTTACCCCCATGTGGTGCCGGCATCTGCAGAGGCTGAACTTGCCCTTAGGAGGGCAGCAGAGGCCGGACTTATTAATTACACTCCAGGTGCAGGGGAATTTGAGATCATCGATGCATCAGGTCTCACCGACAGGCAGAGGGCGGCCCTTGATTATATCCGTGAAAACGTCCTCGAGGTCTATGGAAGCACCGGTGTTCAGGAGGCAATCAACCGGGCGGTATTTGATCTCCTGGACATGATAGTTGTCTTCCCTGTTGAGGATGAACACCACTTCACGGATCAGAGGGGCAACGTTCTCCCTGATGCACTCCTGGTGCCCCGTGGTTCAGGTCCTAGGGACCTCGCCTACCTGATACACACCGAGATAGGGGATTCCTTCATGCACGCGGTGGATGCAAGGAAGGGGATGAGGGTTGCTGCGGACCATGAACTTGAGGATGGTGACATAATAAGCATAATATGCAGCAGATAG
- a CDS encoding cobalt-precorrin-7 (C(5))-methyltransferase has protein sequence MVLYIVGIGPGSSDYITPAAATAVGNSETVFGSKRALELFPDVNEAVVLGAGDMDEKLEMAADLAVSGKVSVLSTGDPGFSGVLKPIKRIISEKKLDVEVQVIPGVSSVQLCAARLLIPWDEADIVTFHGRSEENIVDIIDNGRPTIILPSRTPSETARFLIENGVDPERCAAVCERLSYPDERVVKLKLREVAVSEFSYMSVIVVF, from the coding sequence ATGGTGCTCTATATAGTGGGGATAGGTCCCGGTTCATCTGATTACATCACACCTGCCGCGGCTACCGCTGTGGGGAATTCTGAGACTGTATTTGGGAGTAAAAGGGCCCTTGAACTGTTTCCTGATGTGAATGAAGCTGTCGTGCTGGGTGCTGGGGATATGGATGAAAAGCTTGAAATGGCAGCCGATCTTGCAGTTTCAGGTAAGGTTTCGGTGCTCTCAACAGGTGACCCCGGGTTTTCAGGTGTTCTGAAACCAATTAAGAGGATAATATCAGAAAAGAAGCTTGATGTTGAAGTCCAAGTTATTCCCGGTGTGAGTTCCGTCCAGCTCTGCGCTGCAAGGCTCCTTATCCCCTGGGATGAAGCTGACATAGTCACATTTCACGGCCGCAGTGAGGAGAATATAGTGGATATAATTGATAACGGGAGGCCAACAATAATTCTCCCATCAAGGACTCCCTCTGAGACCGCCCGGTTTCTTATTGAAAATGGTGTGGATCCAGAAAGGTGTGCTGCTGTCTGTGAAAGGCTCAGCTATCCCGATGAAAGGGTTGTTAAACTGAAGCTCAGGGAAGTGGCGGTCTCTGAATTCAGTTACATGTCAGTCATTGTTGTATTCTAA
- the sfsA gene encoding DNA/RNA nuclease SfsA: MIIDNPLMGIYLERPNRFTMVVDVGGERRLAHLKDPGRLKELLIPGNDVIVRKATGKERKTEFDVIALRRGDEWVLVNSGFHSDIAASIIESGLVDEFRGFRVKKREYRFGKSRIDFLLSSGTEEMLVEVKGCTLVNGEVALFPDAPTVRGRRHLEELASALSIGYKSSVLFLVFGENSRYFSPNIEMDPEFSYALKEAHAKGVNVIAYSFRTVLDDSVRVEPLRRIPVIWP, from the coding sequence ATGATCATAGATAACCCTCTGATGGGAATATACCTTGAAAGACCCAACAGGTTCACCATGGTTGTTGATGTGGGTGGTGAAAGGAGGCTGGCCCACCTTAAGGATCCAGGTAGACTAAAGGAGCTTCTTATACCTGGAAATGATGTTATAGTTAGGAAAGCCACTGGAAAAGAAAGGAAAACCGAGTTTGATGTCATAGCGCTCAGAAGGGGGGATGAGTGGGTCCTTGTGAATTCCGGTTTCCACAGTGACATCGCAGCCAGCATAATAGAATCAGGCCTTGTTGACGAATTCCGTGGTTTCAGGGTGAAAAAAAGGGAGTACAGATTCGGAAAAAGCAGAATTGACTTCCTTCTCTCATCAGGAACTGAAGAAATGCTTGTTGAGGTTAAGGGCTGTACCCTTGTAAATGGTGAGGTGGCACTCTTCCCTGATGCCCCCACAGTGAGGGGTAGGAGGCATCTTGAGGAGCTTGCATCTGCGCTCTCCATTGGCTATAAAAGCAGCGTCCTTTTCCTGGTTTTTGGTGAAAATTCACGTTATTTCTCACCAAATATTGAAATGGACCCTGAATTTTCATATGCACTGAAAGAAGCCCATGCTAAAGGTGTGAATGTGATAGCATATTCCTTCCGGACTGTTCTTGACGATTCTGTGCGTGTTGAGCCCCTAAGGCGGATACCTGTTATATGGCCGTAA
- a CDS encoding SBBP repeat-containing protein, protein MLVLQGSAFAESNYTVDYSTYLGGDVVDEARDVYVDESGYIYVTGSTHVNGSKDVFVARFNTSRKIIYYTTFGGAGDDWGHRIIADADGYAYVAGEISSAGVEAKDAFVARIDPLGKIEMIRHIGGSKYDVAKGIAMDGSGTLYVSGYTISEDLQATDDAYQKINKGGYDAFIAKLDRTLTVTYLSYLGGSWDDYCQGLALDNNGNIYIAGYTYSDDFPVTFDAVSQYKRGTNDIFISRFTPQMSFDYSTYLGGSGQDMCHAITSYGGLIYIAGKTNSTDFPVTPVTAYQRTKKGLSDGFVVAFDGEDVTYSTYFGGSGDDAIYGITADKYGNLYLTGTTSSSDFPLTEGAFDRSLNGVDAFITKFSIPRSVLYSSYLGGIEADHGYAVAVDPYQNVYVAGKTWSNNFPVTSDAIKMKLTGLSDGFLTRFTPFFISNLSVTPVNGTAPLSITVNGKITNYGDASGWYRLGLYVNGYEVLWQWIEVASKATRDFSFEYLLRNSRTYSVTVNNFQPFTVRAFSGPLIIPENLTVLPRAGTEPLRVNVTADIVNYGDLPDTYTAGLYVDGILVDSKSVTVDAKSRVRVSFNSTLAAGVHEITINDLEPLTVNVMEGEKFLVDGFRLTPESGLAPLNVMVTANITNIDSKTRSYTAIIYVNGVDVHEQTFDVPAGSTVPFSAMITLPESGIYTIALNNATSGTVRALSAASFTLTNVTVTPLEGKSPLNVTVNATVRNQGDLPGDFTVTVYLDGVAWDSRTVTVPGRSSVKVSIKNQIIVPGEYNLRVNSGEEVKIRVLDPDPVFGGFSVTPVTGVGALNVTALLNVTNPYDMVIGFTARLHVNNQTVQENTVSLNPGETKEISMKTTLLPGNYSVGINGFTGNVRVLKPANITASDLTVTPTSGFSPLDLAASAKLRNTGEVDGEYIATLYINGAAVDTRTVTVPAGGTSQVRFNHTLNAPGTYLAGIGALAPVTVRVLNEPLVSNLNVTPASGVSPLIFNVTARISTAETGSGNYTARLYIDGVNVQNKTVQLTGPGASTVLFRVELSDPGIHDVTVNDLAPVTVRVLRPATFVVDNLLVSPHEGVLPLTIEASARISNVGDVPGNYTARLYIDGVPVASRTVNVAAGGETTVTFRYPITQRGNHTVTVDTLPAANVNALKPATLEIGFINVTPSSAVGSATVEVEAEIQNTGDVEGDFTVPVYLNGNLIGTYTVKVGPHEGAVLRFQRYISSPGTYTFSINNLKTATVYVNPPKRTYRFTFKNTGSYTATVTYYVTVYSSGGSKLAYKTYRFTLKPRGSYTATIGYYPYNARIVTTRKIYNPSRYTRTIRLSETFRADTLSATLSHTKTIRGYSYVYISRTFRAVDMRITVT, encoded by the coding sequence ATGCTCGTCCTTCAGGGCTCAGCCTTTGCTGAATCAAATTACACCGTGGACTACTCAACCTACCTCGGTGGTGATGTGGTTGATGAGGCCCGTGACGTTTACGTTGATGAATCAGGCTATATCTATGTAACCGGTTCAACGCACGTCAATGGATCCAAGGACGTCTTCGTGGCCAGATTCAACACATCAAGAAAGATCATATACTACACGACCTTCGGCGGAGCTGGAGACGACTGGGGACACAGGATAATCGCAGATGCAGATGGATACGCCTATGTTGCAGGCGAAATAAGTAGTGCAGGCGTTGAGGCTAAGGATGCATTCGTGGCACGGATAGACCCCCTTGGAAAAATCGAAATGATCAGACACATTGGTGGATCCAAGTATGACGTTGCAAAGGGGATTGCAATGGACGGGTCGGGGACCCTCTATGTGAGCGGATACACCATCTCAGAGGACCTTCAGGCGACAGATGACGCCTACCAGAAAATCAATAAGGGTGGTTATGATGCATTCATCGCCAAACTTGACCGGACCCTCACCGTTACGTACCTTAGCTACCTTGGAGGGTCCTGGGACGACTACTGCCAGGGACTTGCCCTTGACAACAACGGGAACATCTACATTGCAGGGTACACCTACTCTGATGATTTTCCGGTAACCTTCGATGCGGTTTCACAGTATAAGAGGGGTACGAATGATATCTTCATATCAAGATTCACCCCACAGATGAGCTTTGACTACTCAACCTACCTTGGAGGCTCAGGACAGGACATGTGCCACGCCATTACCTCCTACGGTGGCCTTATCTACATTGCAGGTAAAACCAACTCCACGGACTTCCCCGTAACCCCGGTGACTGCATACCAGAGGACAAAGAAGGGCCTTTCTGATGGATTCGTCGTGGCATTCGATGGAGAGGACGTAACATACTCAACCTACTTCGGTGGAAGCGGTGATGACGCAATATATGGAATCACAGCAGACAAGTATGGGAACCTCTACCTGACAGGTACAACATCCTCATCTGACTTCCCCCTCACAGAGGGAGCATTTGACAGGTCACTGAACGGTGTGGATGCCTTCATCACAAAATTCAGCATCCCACGAAGCGTCCTCTACAGTTCCTATCTCGGTGGGATCGAAGCAGATCATGGCTATGCTGTTGCTGTTGACCCCTACCAGAACGTCTATGTTGCCGGGAAGACCTGGTCAAACAATTTCCCTGTGACATCAGATGCCATCAAAATGAAACTCACAGGACTATCAGATGGTTTCCTAACAAGGTTCACACCCTTCTTCATAAGTAACCTCAGTGTAACACCGGTGAATGGAACAGCACCCCTATCAATTACAGTTAACGGTAAAATCACCAACTACGGGGATGCCAGCGGATGGTACCGCCTCGGGCTCTACGTTAACGGATACGAGGTCTTATGGCAGTGGATAGAGGTGGCCTCAAAAGCAACAAGGGACTTTAGCTTCGAATACCTTCTCAGGAACAGCAGAACATATTCTGTTACCGTGAACAACTTCCAGCCATTCACTGTGAGGGCATTCAGCGGCCCGCTCATAATCCCTGAAAATCTCACAGTACTACCGCGTGCCGGCACAGAACCCCTCAGGGTTAACGTGACTGCTGATATTGTGAACTACGGTGATCTGCCTGACACATACACCGCTGGCCTCTACGTCGATGGGATTCTCGTTGATAGCAAGAGTGTGACTGTTGATGCAAAATCAAGGGTCAGGGTATCCTTCAACAGCACCCTTGCCGCCGGTGTGCATGAAATAACCATCAATGACCTTGAACCCCTCACCGTCAATGTGATGGAGGGTGAAAAGTTCCTTGTGGACGGTTTCAGGCTGACACCTGAAAGTGGTCTTGCACCACTGAATGTCATGGTCACCGCGAATATCACCAACATAGACTCAAAGACAAGGAGTTACACAGCCATAATCTATGTCAATGGAGTGGATGTCCATGAACAGACATTTGATGTTCCCGCAGGAAGCACGGTACCGTTCTCTGCCATGATAACACTCCCCGAAAGTGGAATTTACACCATAGCACTCAATAACGCCACTTCAGGCACAGTCAGGGCCCTCAGTGCAGCCAGCTTCACTCTCACCAATGTAACAGTAACGCCACTGGAGGGTAAGTCACCCCTCAATGTCACTGTGAACGCCACAGTCAGGAACCAGGGAGACCTTCCAGGGGATTTCACCGTCACCGTCTACCTTGACGGTGTTGCATGGGACAGCCGGACGGTTACCGTCCCTGGAAGGTCAAGTGTTAAGGTTTCAATTAAGAACCAGATCATTGTTCCCGGGGAGTACAATCTCCGTGTTAACTCCGGTGAAGAGGTTAAAATCAGGGTGCTTGACCCTGACCCTGTATTTGGAGGCTTCAGTGTTACTCCTGTAACAGGAGTGGGTGCACTGAACGTCACAGCACTCCTCAACGTGACAAACCCCTATGATATGGTCATAGGGTTCACAGCAAGGTTACATGTCAACAACCAAACCGTGCAGGAGAACACGGTCAGCCTAAACCCTGGTGAAACAAAGGAAATATCAATGAAAACAACACTCTTACCCGGGAACTACAGTGTTGGAATCAATGGATTCACAGGGAATGTCAGGGTCCTTAAACCGGCGAATATAACCGCCTCAGATTTAACCGTCACCCCAACATCAGGATTCAGTCCCCTTGACCTTGCAGCATCCGCTAAACTCAGAAATACAGGGGAAGTTGATGGAGAGTACATCGCAACCCTTTACATAAATGGTGCAGCTGTTGATACAAGAACGGTGACAGTTCCTGCAGGCGGAACATCTCAGGTCAGGTTCAACCACACCCTTAATGCTCCAGGAACCTACCTTGCCGGCATAGGGGCACTTGCACCTGTAACCGTGAGGGTACTCAATGAACCATTAGTCTCAAACCTCAACGTAACTCCAGCTTCAGGTGTTTCACCACTCATATTCAACGTTACAGCAAGAATCAGCACTGCTGAGACTGGAAGCGGCAACTACACCGCAAGGCTCTACATAGACGGAGTGAATGTTCAGAATAAGACCGTGCAGCTTACCGGACCCGGTGCCTCCACGGTACTCTTCAGGGTGGAGCTCAGTGATCCTGGAATCCATGATGTCACGGTTAATGACCTTGCACCTGTGACTGTGAGGGTCCTGAGGCCTGCCACATTCGTAGTGGACAACCTGCTGGTTTCACCACACGAGGGGGTTCTTCCCCTGACCATTGAGGCATCTGCAAGGATCTCCAATGTTGGTGACGTTCCAGGTAACTACACCGCAAGGCTTTACATAGACGGGGTACCTGTTGCATCAAGGACCGTGAACGTGGCTGCCGGTGGAGAGACCACCGTAACATTCAGATACCCCATAACACAGCGGGGCAACCATACCGTTACCGTTGACACGCTACCGGCTGCAAACGTCAATGCACTGAAACCGGCCACACTTGAAATAGGGTTCATCAATGTGACACCATCCAGTGCCGTGGGATCAGCCACCGTCGAGGTTGAAGCAGAAATCCAGAACACCGGTGATGTTGAGGGTGACTTCACAGTTCCAGTCTACCTCAACGGCAATCTCATCGGTACCTACACGGTGAAAGTGGGGCCCCATGAGGGTGCAGTCCTGAGATTCCAGAGGTACATCTCATCCCCAGGTACGTACACATTCAGCATCAACAACCTGAAAACCGCAACGGTTTACGTGAACCCCCCCAAAAGGACCTACAGATTCACATTCAAAAACACCGGAAGTTACACTGCAACGGTGACCTACTATGTCACAGTTTACTCATCAGGCGGTTCGAAACTGGCATACAAGACCTACAGATTTACACTGAAACCCAGAGGCTCCTACACTGCAACCATCGGATACTACCCGTACAATGCAAGAATCGTTACAACAAGGAAGATCTACAACCCAAGCAGGTACACAAGGACCATAAGGTTATCTGAGACCTTCAGGGCGGATACACTGTCAGCAACCCTCAGCCACACAAAGACAATCAGGGGTTACAGTTACGTCTATATAAGCAGGACATTCAGGGCGGTTGATATGAGAATAACCGTAACCTGA
- a CDS encoding cation-translocating P-type ATPase translates to MVRTMGGIHELHEEEVFRRLETSPSGLDPPEAERRLKKYGPNELEEVRGKPHILLFLSNLYNVLAILLWVSAAMSLITGNTQLAVAIVLVIIINAVFSFWQEYEAEKAAEALRDILPVMVKVLRGSDETVIPAAEVVPGDLILLEEGDTVPADARLVESSQLKIDASTLTGESKPVRKVSHPVEKFDNYIDIDNIVFAGTQVVSGTGRAIVFATGGDTEFSRIASLTQEVREEQSPLQRQISRAASIISILAVSMGIVLFTVNLYIVKLPLETALIFAIGLMVANVPEGLLPSVTLALAASARKMARENALVKRLSSVETLGSTTIICTDKTGTLTRGEMTVRKIWIPYRVVEVTGSGYRPEGEFLCNEKPVTHREVREIRLLMRAASFCNDAKLVRDEKGWHVIGDTTEGALLVAAEKIGFDLEGELERMPRVMELPFDSKRKSMTSIHQKSGKRVAYVKGAPKKIIDLSERISVDGRPRPLDDDEKRKIIEIHDRMASEGLRVLAFAYRELPEDLEDYTPENVERELTLVGMAAMHDPPREGVKEAVRQCRTAGIRIIMITGDYGLTAAAIAKELGIIEGDSYRVIKGRELDEMEDPELLRILSEEENIIFARAVPEHKMRIASVLEGAEEIVAMTGDGVNDAPALRKADIGVAMGSGTDVAKEAADIVLADDNFASIVTAVREGRTVYENIRKFITYIFSHETAEIVPFVLMVLFGIPLPITIMQILAIDLGTDTLPALALGRSPPESDVMQRPPRPVRERLLNLEVLLRGYLFTGSIEAFLVMMAYFLVLSGGGWVPGQSLPADDPLYMRATTVVFAGIVMAQMGNLLSSQTTRSSALKVGLLRNRWIPAGMIFAVIVMLMVIYLPLLQPVFGTQPLKPVEWLMIILFAPLVFLTDEARKLIQRRLG, encoded by the coding sequence ATGGTGAGGACGATGGGGGGTATACACGAGCTTCATGAGGAAGAGGTTTTCAGGAGACTTGAGACGTCACCCTCTGGCCTTGACCCCCCGGAGGCTGAAAGACGCCTTAAGAAATATGGCCCCAACGAACTTGAGGAGGTCAGGGGTAAACCACACATACTTCTCTTTCTCTCCAACCTTTACAATGTCCTGGCGATCCTGCTCTGGGTATCAGCTGCCATGTCACTCATCACAGGCAACACCCAGCTTGCAGTTGCGATTGTACTTGTAATAATCATAAACGCGGTCTTCAGTTTCTGGCAGGAATATGAGGCCGAAAAGGCTGCAGAGGCCCTAAGGGATATTCTGCCGGTTATGGTTAAGGTTCTGAGGGGTTCAGATGAAACTGTGATCCCGGCGGCTGAGGTGGTTCCCGGTGACCTCATCCTTCTGGAGGAGGGTGACACGGTCCCGGCAGACGCAAGGCTTGTTGAATCCAGCCAGCTTAAGATTGACGCATCCACACTCACAGGCGAATCAAAGCCTGTCAGAAAGGTATCCCATCCAGTTGAAAAATTCGATAATTACATAGATATCGATAACATCGTATTTGCAGGTACACAGGTGGTATCAGGGACAGGAAGGGCCATAGTATTTGCAACAGGAGGGGATACAGAATTCAGCAGGATAGCATCCCTGACACAGGAGGTAAGGGAGGAGCAAAGCCCCCTCCAGAGGCAGATATCCCGGGCTGCCAGTATCATAAGCATTCTCGCAGTTTCAATGGGCATCGTTCTTTTTACAGTCAACCTCTACATTGTTAAACTCCCCCTCGAGACTGCGCTGATCTTTGCAATAGGGCTCATGGTTGCAAATGTACCTGAGGGCCTTCTACCAAGCGTAACCCTGGCGCTCGCGGCATCAGCAAGGAAGATGGCCAGGGAGAATGCCCTTGTGAAGAGACTCTCCAGTGTAGAGACCCTGGGATCCACAACGATAATCTGTACAGATAAGACCGGGACCCTGACAAGGGGTGAGATGACAGTAAGAAAGATTTGGATACCCTACAGGGTCGTGGAGGTCACAGGTTCAGGCTACAGGCCAGAGGGGGAATTCCTCTGCAATGAAAAACCCGTAACCCACCGGGAGGTAAGGGAGATAAGGCTCCTCATGAGGGCGGCGTCATTCTGCAACGATGCAAAACTTGTTAGAGACGAAAAGGGCTGGCACGTGATTGGGGACACAACAGAGGGCGCACTGCTTGTGGCTGCAGAGAAGATAGGCTTTGACCTTGAGGGTGAACTTGAAAGGATGCCCAGGGTAATGGAGCTCCCCTTTGATTCAAAGCGAAAGTCGATGACCTCCATCCATCAAAAATCAGGAAAAAGGGTGGCCTACGTCAAGGGGGCCCCGAAAAAGATAATAGATTTATCCGAGAGGATATCAGTGGATGGAAGACCCAGACCACTGGACGATGATGAAAAAAGGAAGATCATAGAGATACATGACAGAATGGCCTCTGAGGGCCTCAGGGTGCTTGCATTCGCTTACAGGGAACTCCCGGAGGACCTTGAGGATTACACGCCAGAGAATGTTGAAAGGGAACTGACACTGGTTGGAATGGCTGCAATGCATGACCCGCCCAGGGAGGGTGTGAAGGAGGCTGTGAGGCAGTGCAGAACTGCAGGTATAAGGATAATAATGATAACCGGGGATTATGGGTTAACAGCCGCGGCCATAGCAAAGGAACTTGGAATCATAGAGGGCGACAGTTACAGGGTGATAAAGGGAAGGGAACTTGATGAAATGGAAGACCCTGAACTTTTAAGGATACTTTCTGAGGAGGAGAACATAATATTTGCCCGGGCAGTCCCTGAACACAAGATGAGGATAGCATCGGTCCTTGAGGGCGCCGAGGAGATAGTTGCAATGACAGGGGATGGGGTAAACGATGCCCCCGCCCTCAGAAAGGCGGATATTGGCGTTGCAATGGGTAGCGGCACCGACGTTGCAAAGGAGGCCGCTGACATAGTACTCGCCGACGACAACTTTGCAAGCATTGTAACTGCGGTGAGGGAGGGCAGGACGGTATATGAGAACATAAGAAAATTCATAACCTACATATTTTCACATGAAACCGCGGAGATAGTCCCATTTGTCCTTATGGTGCTCTTTGGAATACCCCTACCCATAACAATAATGCAGATACTTGCAATAGACCTCGGTACCGATACACTACCTGCCCTTGCCCTGGGAAGATCCCCACCTGAATCTGATGTGATGCAGAGGCCACCAAGACCGGTTAGGGAGAGACTACTTAACCTTGAGGTCCTCCTCAGGGGGTACCTGTTTACAGGATCCATTGAGGCATTCCTTGTGATGATGGCATACTTCCTTGTGCTCTCAGGAGGGGGATGGGTGCCAGGCCAGAGCCTCCCAGCAGATGACCCCCTCTACATGAGGGCCACAACTGTGGTCTTTGCAGGTATAGTGATGGCCCAGATGGGCAATCTCCTCTCATCACAGACCACCCGCTCCTCAGCACTGAAGGTGGGGCTTCTGAGGAACAGGTGGATACCTGCCGGCATGATATTTGCGGTCATTGTGATGCTGATGGTCATATATCTGCCCCTACTGCAGCCGGTTTTCGGGACACAGCCACTGAAACCGGTTGAATGGCTGATGATCATCCTCTTTGCTCCACTGGTTTTTCTTACAGATGAGGCGAGGAAGTTAATTCAGAGGAGGCTTGGCTGA
- a CDS encoding potassium channel family protein, translating into MVLIVEIIRKHLPRVMRVPAARIFLLAAAVIAYGTLGFHFIEGESWTVSFYWTFVTIGTVGYGDYSPSTPLGMYFTVTLIVLGIGTFAIAVETLLEFLIKRQQMRLMGLIDVVKSKHVVICGWSESTLECLRELGGSEVFVLAEDEGVRKTVIKNGANFVHGDPTRISDLEKANVKGARAVIVDMGSDSETIHCILGIRKIDSGVRIIAEAERYENIEQIRMAGADQVISPFVISGRLMSKSIDDGYEAMFVQDVLAEGSTRRMVEVPVPPESPIEGISVLDADIHERTGVIVIGVGRGDELIIDPPRDYVFQKGDIILGIGKNHEIDRLMEYIGS; encoded by the coding sequence ATGGTGCTCATAGTTGAGATAATAAGGAAACACCTCCCACGGGTTATGAGGGTCCCGGCTGCGCGGATATTCCTTCTTGCAGCAGCTGTCATCGCCTACGGAACCCTAGGTTTCCACTTCATTGAGGGCGAATCATGGACGGTCTCATTCTACTGGACCTTTGTAACCATAGGGACCGTGGGTTATGGGGACTACAGCCCATCAACACCACTGGGGATGTACTTCACCGTGACCCTCATAGTCCTGGGTATAGGGACATTTGCCATTGCAGTTGAGACACTCCTTGAATTCCTGATAAAGAGACAGCAGATGAGGCTTATGGGGCTGATAGACGTGGTTAAATCAAAACATGTGGTTATATGCGGGTGGAGTGAGAGCACACTCGAGTGTCTGAGGGAGCTCGGTGGAAGCGAGGTCTTCGTGCTCGCTGAGGATGAGGGTGTCAGGAAGACGGTCATCAAGAATGGTGCTAACTTTGTGCATGGAGACCCAACAAGGATATCTGACCTTGAAAAGGCCAATGTGAAGGGTGCACGGGCTGTTATAGTGGACATGGGGTCTGATTCAGAGACCATACACTGCATACTGGGGATAAGGAAAATCGACTCAGGTGTGAGGATAATAGCCGAGGCCGAACGCTATGAGAACATCGAGCAGATACGGATGGCCGGCGCCGACCAGGTGATCTCGCCATTTGTTATATCGGGCAGGCTTATGTCAAAAAGCATCGACGATGGCTATGAAGCCATGTTTGTACAGGACGTCCTTGCAGAGGGATCCACAAGGAGGATGGTTGAAGTCCCGGTGCCCCCTGAAAGCCCCATTGAGGGCATTTCGGTCCTTGACGCGGACATCCATGAGAGGACTGGTGTGATAGTAATCGGCGTGGGTAGGGGCGATGAACTCATAATAGACCCACCCAGGGATTACGTATTCCAGAAGGGGGATATAATCCTGGGGATAGGGAAAAACCATGAGATAGATCGCCTGATGGAATACATCGGGTCATAA